GAGCAGGTCGGCGATCGATTCGCGCAGGTCGTCGGCGGCGAGCACGTGCTCGTCGTCGAGCGTGAAGTCCGGTGCGAGCACGAGCGGCACGCCATCGTAGTCGGCGACCACTTCCGCGATCGCGCTCACGACTTCCGCGCGCGTCGCGGCGCCGATCTTGAACGCGGCGACCGGCATGTCCTCAAGCAGCATGCGCGCCTGGGCGGCGACGACATCGGGATCGAGGCCGGTCACTTCGTCGCAGGCGGCGGAGTCGCGCACGGTGTAGCCCGTCAGGACGGACACACCGTGACAGCCCATGCTCGCCAGGGTCATCAGATCGGCTTGGAGGCCGGAGCCGCCGGTGGGATCGGACAGGCCGAAGGTGAGGACGATCGGAGGGGCGTTGCTGGACATGTAAAAATGGGGCAAGAAAAAAACGGGGAAGCGACAGAACTGCGGACGGCGAGGCGAAGTGGGCATTTGGCCCCGTGTTGCCCGGCAGGCCGCACTTTTCAGCCATTATGCGGCGGAATCCGGCCCGCACGACGGAATTTTTAGCGCAGCGCAACGTAGTCGTCGTACTCCAGTGCGATTGCTAGGCAGTCCGGCCCCGACACGGTACCATCATGGCTCCCGAATTTACCGACTTTTCCCGACGCGGCTTAAGATGGAATACAAGAGCTGGATGTGCCTGATTTGTGGCTGGATTTATGACGAAGAAGCCGGGCTGCCCGAAGAGGGCATCGCCCCGGGCACGCGCTGGGAAGACGTCCCGATCAACTGGACGTGCCCCGAATGCGGCGCTCGAAAGGAAGACTTCGAGATGGTCCAGATCTGACGGACCCTTGGCCCACGGACACACCGCTTCGGCCTCGCGGTTGCCGGGCGCTAGCGCGCCGCGGCCGACGCGAGCGACTTGACGATGACAGGCGCGCGTGTCCATGACGTCAGATCCGGCGAACACTCCCCACCCTGAAGCACTGCCCAACCCTCGCGGCGGGGCCGTGCGTGCGGCCGACGCGTGGCTCGCGGCGGCCGCCGACGCATTCGGGCACCGAGACGACGCGGCCGCGCCGCTGTCGGCCGCCGCCGCCGTACTGGCGGAGGCCGGCTGGCTGCCGGCCGCCCGTTTCGCGGGGCAGCTGGCCGCCGCGGTGCCGCTCGTCGCCGCCGAACCGATTTCCGCCGCCTGGCGCGCCGCGCTGAGCGATTTCCGCGCGGCGGTCGGGCGCCACAACCTGCGCGAGCTGGCCTGTTCGCCCATCCTGTTCGACCATTTCCGTGTGCTGCGCGCGCAAGCCGCGGCCGACCTGCGCGCGAGCGTGCCGCTCGACGTGCTGGCGCTCGTCGGGCGCGCGATACCGCCGGCGACGCTGCGCGTGCTGCCCGACGCATTCGCAAGCCGGGCGCGGGCCCGCTACGAGCAGGCGCTGCTCGGCGTGCTGCGCGCGCCGCGAGGCACGCCGGACGCGGCGCTCGACGAACTCGACGCGATCCTGACCGCGCTGGCCGACGGCGCGCCGTATGACTTCTGGCGGCTCGCCGCCGCATGCCTGCGCGCGCTGCGCGCGAGCGCCGCACCCGAACTGAAGCGTTTCCTCGCACGCACCAACCTGCTGCTCGGCGAGCACGCGCACGGCAGGCGCAGTGCGCCGCCGGCGCTCGTGCGCGAGACGGTTGCGCTGCTGTGGCGCGATTTCGCGCTGTTCGGCGCCGCTGCGGAAGACGTCGCGCTCGTCGACGTGCTGCACGATTACGGGCTGACCGTGGACTGGCACGTCGCCGGCACGCCCGCGTCCGAGGCGCTGTGGGAAACCGACGCCGCGCGCGCCGAGCGCGATGCTGTCGCCGTGGCGCCCACCCGCATGCTGGGGGTCGTGACCGTCAACGCGCATGCGTATGAGGATTTCCTGCAGACGGCCGACGCGTCGATGGCCGATCTGGCCGTCGATCCAGCCGCGGCTGATACGGGGGCCGCATGGCACGCATCCGCGGCGGCCTACCGGGTCGGCACGGCCGCGTGTGCACTCGGGCTCGGTCACGCGGCGCTGCTGGCCGACACGCTCGGGCTCGCGTGGCGCCGCGCCGCGCACGGCATGCCGCTCGCCGACGGCGGGCTCGACGCACACGCGCGCGCGTCCGACATGCTGCGTGCCGCGCTGTTGAAGATCGCCGCCGGAGTGGCGCCGCCGGACTTGACCGCGGCGTGCGGGGTGCTCGGCGCGGCGCTCGGCCGAGACTGATGCGCAACGGGGCGGCAGCCCTTGTCGCGCGGGCCCGCAACACGCTGCCGACAGCACCCGCGCGCGTGTTAGAGTGCCGTGTGATCCGCGCGCGTCGTTGCCAGCGTCGCGCGGCGTTGCTTGTTGATCGCGGCCCGGTCAGGTCGCGGCGTCTTTGCTAAAATTCAAACCATGTCAAAGCCTTCCGATCGCATCAATCTCACCAACCAGTTCCTGATCGCCATGCCGAACATGGCGGATCCGACGTTTTCGGGAACGGTGGTCTATCTTTGCGATCACAGCGAGCGCGGGGCGCTCGGCCTCGTCATCAATCGTCCCACCGACATCGACCTCGAATCGCTGTTCAGCCGCATCGACCTGAAGCTCGACATCGAGCCGCTGCTGCACATTCCCGTGTACTTCGGCGGCCCGGTCCAGACCGAGCGCGGCTTCGTACTTCACGAGCCGGTCGAAGGCGCGAACTACAACTCGTCCATGTCGGTCGAGGGCGGGCTCGAGATGACGACGTCGAAGGACGTGCTCGAGGCGGTCGCGACGGGCACCGGCCCGAAACGCTTCCTGCTGACGCTTGGCCATGCAGGCTGGGGCGCCGGGCAGCTCGAGGAGGAGATTTCCCGCAACGGCTGGCTGACTGTCGCCGCCGATCCCCGCATCGTGTTCGACACGCCGGCCGAGGAGCGCTTCGAAGCCGCGCTCGGCCTGCTCGGCGTCAGCTCGTCGATGCTGTCCGGCGAAGCAGGGCACGCATGAGTGGCGCGAGCGCGCGCGATGCAACGCTCCTGGCGTTCGATTATGGCGAGAAGCGGATCGGCGTCGCGATCGGCAATGCGCTGACGTGCTCGGCCCGCGCCCTCGTCGTGATTCCCAACCTGAACCGCGAGCACCGCTTCAAGGCGGTCGGCGAACTGCTGGCCGAATGGCGCCCGGACGCGCTCGTCGTCGGGCTGCCGATGCATCCCGACGGCACGCCGCACGAGATGACGCAGCAGGCGAAGCGTTTCGGCAACCAGTTGAACGGCCGTTTCGGGCTGCCCGTCACGTGGGTCGACGAACGCTATTCGTCGGTCGAGGCCGAGGCCGGACTGCGCGAGCGCAACGTGCGCGGCCGCGCTCGCGCCGAGATGCTCGATGCCGAGGCCGCGCGCGTGATCCTTCAACAGTATCTCGATCAATTGTCCGACCATGAGCACCATTGACGCCGACGCGCTCTACCGCGTCCTGCTCGACCAGATCCGCGACGCATACGGCACGGCCTTCGCCGAGCCGGGTGGCCCGCGGCTCGCCGGTATTCACAGCGGTGGCGCCTGGCTTGCCGAGCGCCTCGCGCGCGATCTCGGCGCGCCGGGGTTTGGCGTCGTGAACGTCGCGCTGCATCGCGACGACTACGCGAAGAAGGGGCTGCACAGCCAGGCGAGCCCGACATCGCTGCCGTTCGAGGTCGACGGCGCGCGCATCGTGCTCGTCGACGACGTGCTGTACACCGGCCGCACCGTGCGCGCTGCGCTCAACGAACTGTTCGACTACGGCCGTCCGGCTGCGGTCGAGCTTGCGGTGCTCGCCGATCGAGGCGGCCGTGAGCTGCCGGTCGCCGCGCGCTTCGCGGGCGGCATGCTCGACGTGCCGGCCGATGCGACGCTCGTGCTCGCCCGCGACGAAGCCGCGCAACTCACGCTGCGCATCGAGGCGCACGGCGCCTGACCGAGCCGCGAAATCGTATCCCGGGCCGCCGGTTCGCGCCGCGGCCCGTTTGCATAGTTGGAATCACGCACACCATGACCACCGACACCACTGGCCGCACCGGCAATCCCGCCGCGGCCGCGAGCCCCGAGCGGTTCCGCTACGGTTTCCTGAAGGGCAACCCGCAGCTCACGAAAAACGGCGAGCTGAAACACCTGCTGTCGATCGAGGGCCTGCCGCGCTCGATCGTCAACCATATTCTCGATACGGCCGAGCAGTTCGTCAGCGTGACGGACCGCGAGGTGAAGAAGGTGCCGCTGTTGCGCGGCAAGTCGGTGTTCAACCTGTTCTTCGAGAACTCGACGCGCACGCGCACGACCTTCGAGATCGCCGCGACGCGCCTGTCGGCCGACGTGCTGAACCTGAACATCAACGCATCGTCGACGAGCAAGGGCGAGTCGCTGCTCGACACGATCAACAACCTGTCGGCGATGCATGCCGACCTGTTCGTCGTGCGCCACGCATCGAGCGGCGCGCCGTACCTGATCGCCGAGCACTGCGCGCCGCACGTGCACGTGATCAACGCCGGCGACGGCCGACATGCGCATCCGACGCAGGGTCTGCTCGACATGTACACGATCCGTCACTACAAGCGCGACTTCACGAAGCTGCGCGTGGCGATCGTCGGCGACATCCTGCATTCGCGCGTCGCGCGCTCGGACATCCACGCGCTCACCACGCTCGGCGTGCCGGAAGTGCGCGCGATCGGCCCGCGCACGCTGCTGCCCGGCGGCCTCGAGCAGATGGGCGTGAAGGTGTTCCACAACCTCGACGAAGGACTCAAGGGCGTCGACGTGATCATCATGCTGCGCCTGCAGAACGAGCGGATGAGCGGCGCGCTGCTGCCGTCCGCGCAGGAATACTTCAAGACCTGGGGCCTGACGCCCGAGCGCCTCGCGCTCGCCGCGCCCGACGCGATCGTGATGCATCCGGGCCCGATGAACCGCGGTGTCGAGATCGATTCGCAGGTAGCCGACGGTCCGCAGTCGGTGATTCTCAACCAGGTCACGTTCGGCATCGCCGTGCGGATGGCGGTGATGGGCATCGTCGCCGGCAACAGCGACTGAGCCCGCTTTCGCGCATCCTTATTCACGCAATCAACGCATTCACAGACAGCGCATGAAGATTCATATCCAAGGCGGCACGCTGATCGACCCGGTCGCCGGCACCGAACGGCAGGCTGACGTATTCGTCGCGGACGGCAAGATCGCCGCGCTCGGCGCCGTGCCGGCCGGTTTCAACGCGGACAGGACGATCGACGCGTCCGGCCTGATCGTCGCGCCCGGTCTCGTCGACCTGTGCGCGCGGCTGCGCGAGCCGGGCTACGAGCACAAGGCGACGCTCGCGTCCGAGATGGCCGCGGCCGTCGCGGGCGGCGTCACGACCCTCGTGTGCCCGCCGGACACCGACCCCGTGCTCGACGAGCCGGGCCTCGTCGAGATGCTCAAGTTCCGCGCCCGCAACCTGCGCCAGGCCAACGTCCATCCGCTCGGCGCGCTCACCGTCGGCCTCAAGGGCGAAGTGATCACCGAGATGGTCGCGCTGACCGAATCGGGCTGCGTCGGCTTCACGCACGCGAACGTGCCGGTGCGCGACACGCAGGTGCTGCTGCGTGCGCTGCAGTACGCCAGCACCTACGGCTACACGACGTGGCTGCGTCCCCTCGACGCGTTCATCGGCCGCGGCGGCGTCGCCGCGAGCGGCGCGCTCGCGTCGCGACTCGGCCTGTCCGGCGTGCCGGTCGCGGCCGAGACAATCGCGCTGCACACGATTTTCGAACTGATGCGCGTGACGGGCGCACGCGTGCACCTCGCCCGGCTGTCGTCGGCGGCCGGCCTCGCGCTCGTGCGCGCGGCGAAAGCCGAGGGGCTGCCCGTGACGTGCGACGTCGGCGTGAACCACCTGCACCTGATCGACGTCGACATCGGCTACTTCGATTCGCAGTTCCGGCTCGACCCGCCGCTGCGCGGCGAGCGCGATCGCGAAGCGATCCGTGCGGCGCTCGCGGACGGCACGATCGACGCGATCTGTTCCGATCACACGCCGGTCGACGACGACGAGAAGTTGCTGCCCTTCGCCGAAGCGACGCCGGGCGCGACGGGGCTCGAGCTGCTGCTGTCGCTGACCGTGAAGTGGGCCGATGAAACGAACACGCCGCTCGCACAGGCGCTGCGCCGCATCACGGCTGCGCCGGCCGATGTGCTGCAGTTGCCGGCGGGCCGTCTGGCCGAAGGCGGCGCGGCCGACCTGTGCGTGTTCGACCCGCGCGCGCACTGGCGCGTCGAGCCGCGCGCGCTGAAGAGCCAGGGCCACAACTCGCCGTTCCTCGGCTACGAACTGCCTGCCTGCGTGCGCGCGACGCTCGTGGCGGGCCAGGTCGCGTTCGAGCGCCACTGAACCACGCCGGATCCTCGCCATGACCGCACTTCGCAAGCTGCGTCTCGTCTTTCACCTGTTGCGCGGCATGGCGATCGTCGCGCTGCGTTTTTCGCATGTCACGCCCGCGCATCGCGCGGAGTTGACGCGCCGCTGGTCGCTCAAGATGCTGCGCATCTGCGGGATGCGTCTCGTCGTGCACAACGACGGCGCGCGCCTCGACGCGGGGGCGCTCGTCGTCGGCAACCACGTGTCGTGGCTCGACATCTACGCGGTCAACGCTTGGCGGCCGACGCCGTTCGTGTCGAAGGCCGAGGTGCGGCAATGGCCGGTCGTCGGCTGGCTGGCGGAGAAGCTCGACACCGTGTTCCTGCAGCGCGAGAAACGTACCGAGGCGATGCGGGTCATGCACGAGATGGCCGACCGGTTGCGCAACGGCGGCGTGATGTGTGTGTTTCCGGAGGGCACGACGTCGGACGGGCAAGGGCTGCTGCCGTTCCACGCGAACCTGTTCCAGGCCGCGGTGTCGGCCGGCTGCGCGGTGCAGCCGATCTGCCTCATGTACGAGGACGCGCAGCGGCGCCAGTCGGTCGCGCCCGCGTATACGGGCGAGCTGTCGCTCGGGATGTCGCTCGACATGGTGCTGCGCGGCGGCCCGCTCGTTGCGCACCTTTACGTCTGTGAGCCGATCGCGCCGGGCGGCGACCGCCGCGCGACTTCTGCGGCGGCGCGCGATGCGATCGCGGCGGCGCTCGAGACGCTGCAGGCGAAGGTCGGCAAGCCGTCGCCCGAGTCGCTGGCGGAGCTGGAGAAACATGCATATCCGGCGACTGAAGTCGGCGGCGGCGCGGCGGGCGATGCGGCGGCCGAGGAGCCGGTGCCGGGACGCGAGGGCTGATGCTTCATTCCGCCCGCGTGCATTGCGCGCGGGCTACTCGCCGCCCGGCGTGCGGCACGCTTCGCACTGCACCTGCGTGACCGTACGCAGCGCCGGATCGGCCATCAGTCGTACGGCCGACAATCGATTTCCCCATACGCACCCCGAATCAAGCGCGATGACGTTGTCGCGCAGCATCAGGCCGAGCGCGGCCCAGTGGCCGAATACCATCGTGACGTTCTCGGTGCGGCGGCCCGGTGCGTCGAACCACGGCAGATAGCCTGGCGGCGCGCTTTCCGGGCCGCCGTTCGTCTTGAATTCCATCGCGCCGTCGGGCGTGCAGAACCTCAGGCGCGTGAACGCATTGAATGCGACGCGCATCCGGTCGCGTTTTTTGAGGTTCGGACTCCATTGGTTCGGCTCGTTGCCGTAGAGGCCTTGTAGTGTGTCGCGCCAATCGGGCGCGCGCAGCGCGTGTTGCAGCTCGTCCGCGAGTTCCAGTGCCAGTGTGGCGTCCCATTGCGGCAACACGCCTGCGTGGACGAGCAGCATCCCGTTTTCGAAGTGCGCGAACGGGCGGTGGCGCACCCAGTCGAGCAGGGCGTCGGCGTCGGGCGCGTCGAGGATCTCGCCGATCGTGTCGCCCGGGCGCTCCGTGCGGATGCCGGCCGAAACCGCAAGCAGGTGGAGATCGTGGTTGCCGAGCACGACCGTTGCACGCGGGCCGAGCTCGACCAGCGCGCGCAACGCGGCGAGAGAATCGGGCCCGCGGTTGACGATGTCGCCGGCGATCCAGAGTGGGGTGTCGGCGGGGGGTGAAAGCTTTTCGAACAGCGACTGGAAAGCTGAATGACAGCCTTGGATGTCGCCGATGGCGATGGGGGGCCGGCTCATGAGGGTAGGCGCATTGTCGAGGAGGTTGAAGTCGTGATGGAGGCGGGCCGTGACGGAGCGAGATGTCTCGATTGCCGTCCCATGATAATCGACTGTCGAATGCGTGCAATGCCGCCTCGGCGCGGTTGGTGCAGGGGGGCGGGTAGTCAGGCGCGCGATTTTTACGGTCTTCGCCGGGCGGCTCAAGATGATCCGGTAAAATTTCGGCCCTGACGTGACGGCCGTTTGCACTGGCAAGTCGAAGGCGGGCGGTACCAGCCGGTGCCAGCCGCGTACTATTTGAGAGAATCTCATGATCCTGATTACGGGCGGTGCGGGATTTATCGGCGCCAACTTTGTACTCGACTGGCTGAATCAATCCGACGAAGCCGTACTCAACGTCGACAAGCTTACCTATGCGGGCAACCTTCGCACGCTGCAATCGGTCGAGAAGAATCCCGGGCACGTGTTTGCGCGGGTTGATATATGCGATCGCGCGGCACTCGATGCGCTGTTCACCGAATACAAACCGCGCGCGGTCCTGCATTTCGCGGCGGAAAGCCACGTCGACCGTTCGATTCACGGGCCGGCCGATTTCGTGCAAACCAACGTCGTCGGCACGTTCACGCTGCTTGAAGCGGCGCGCATCTACTGGAGCGGTCTCGGCGATGCCGACAAGGCGGCGTTCCGGTTTCTGCACGTATCGACGGACGAGGTATTCGGCTCGCTGTCCGCGACGGATCCGCAATTCACCGAAACGACCCCCTATGCGCCGAACAGCCCGTACTCGGCAACGAAGGCCGGTTCGGATCATCTCGTGCGTGCCTATCATCATACGTACGGCCTCCCGACGCTCACGACAAACTGTTCGAACAACTACGGTCCGTACCAGTTTCCGGAGAAACTGATCCCACTGATGATCGCGAACGCGCTCGCCGGCAAGCCGTTGCCCGTATACGGCGATGGCATGAACGTGCGCGACTGGCTGTATGTCGGCGACCATTGCAGTGCCATCCGGGAAGTACTCGCACGCGGCGTGCCCGGCGAAACCTACAATATCGGCGGCTGGAACGAAAAGACGAATCTCGAAGTTGTGCACACGCTGTGCGACCTGCTCGATCGCGCCCGCCCGAAGGCGGCTGGCTCGTATCGCGAGCAGATCGCCTACGTGAAGGATCGCCCCGGCCACGACCGCCGCTATGCGATCGATGCGCGCAAGCTCGAGCGCGAACTCCAGTGGCGTCCCGCCGAAACATTCGAGACCGGGCTGGCGCGGACGGTGCGGTGGTACCTCGATAATCAGCAATGGGTCGACGAAGTCGCGTCGGGCGAATATCGGAAGTGGGTCGAAACCAATTACGCGGAACGGAACTGAGGGCTTACCCCATGGCACGCAAAGGCATCATTCTCGCCGGCGGTTCCGGCACACGCCTGTATCCGGTCACGCATGTCGTATCGAAGCAGTTGCTGCCCGTATACGACAAGCCGATGATCTATTATCCGCTGTCGACGCTGATGGTCGCGGGAATCCGTGACGTGCTGATCATTTCCACGCCGCAAGACACGCCGCGCTTCGAGGCGATGCTCGGCGACGGCGGTCAGTGGGGCATGAATATCCAGTATGCGGTACAGCCGTCTCCGGACGGCCTCGCGCAGGCATTCCTGATCGGCCGGGACTTCGTCGGCAACGATCCGTCGGCACTCATCCTCGGCGACAACATCTTCTACGGCCACGATCTAGCAAAGCAGCTCGACCGGGCAGACGCACGCGATACGGGAGCGACGGTGTTCGCCTATCACGTGCACGATCCCGAACGCTATGGCGTGGTCGAATTCGACCAGTCCTTCCGGGCACTGTCGATCGAAGAAAAGCCGACCAAGCCGCGTTCGAATTACGCGGTCACGGGCTTGTACTTCTACGACAACCGCGTGTGCGATATCGCCGCCGAGATCACGCCGTCGCCGCGCGGCGAGCTGGAAATCACCGACGTCAACTCGCTCTATCTCGCGGATGGTTCGCTTAACGTCGAGATCATGGGGCGCGGCTATGCATGGCTCGACACCGGCACGCATGATTCGTTGATCGAGGCGGCCAGCTTCATCGCGACGCTGCAGAAGCGTCAGGGGCTGGTCGTCGCGTGCCCCGAGGAAATCGCGTATCGCCGCCGCTGGATCGATGCGGAGCAGGTGCTGAAGCTCGCACAGCCGCTGGCGAAAAACGCATACGGGCAGTATCTCAAAAATATCCTGACGGACCAGGTCGCATGGCTATCCAAGTAACCGCAACGGCGTTGCCCGAAGTGAAGCTCATCGAGCCGAAGGTGTTTGGCGATGCGCGAGGATTCTTTTACGAGAGCTTCAACGCACGGGAATTCGCCGAGCGTGTCGAGGCCGGTGTCGAATTCGTCCAGGACAACCATTCGCGCTCGGCGAAGGGCGTGCTGCGCGGACTTCACTATCAGATCGAGCGTGCGCAGGGAAAACTCGTGCGCGTGGTCGAAGGCGAGGTGTTCGACGTTGCGGTCGACATCCGGCGCAGCTCGCCGAACTTCGGCAAGTGGGCCGGCGTGGTGCTGACCGGCGAGAATCATCGTCAGCTTTGGGTTCCGCCGGGGTTCGCGCACGGCTTCGTCGTGCTGTCCGACACGGCGCAGTTCCTCTACAAGACGACCGATTACTGGTACCCGGAACACGAGCGGTGCCTGTTGTGGAACGATCCCGCGCTGGGCATCGACTGGCCGTTCGACGGTGAACCTCAGCTGGCGGCGAAGGATGCGGCCGGCAAACGTCTGGCCGATGCCGACGTGTACGCGTAAGCGCGAGCCGGAGCGATACGATGCAACGCAAACACACCATTCTCGTGACGGGTATCGGCGGCCAGGTTGGTTTCGCGCTGCTGCGCCATCTGCAGGGGCTCGGCGAGATTGTCGGGCTCGACCGGACGGCGTTCG
The sequence above is a segment of the Burkholderia diffusa genome. Coding sequences within it:
- a CDS encoding YqgE/AlgH family protein — translated: MSKPSDRINLTNQFLIAMPNMADPTFSGTVVYLCDHSERGALGLVINRPTDIDLESLFSRIDLKLDIEPLLHIPVYFGGPVQTERGFVLHEPVEGANYNSSMSVEGGLEMTTSKDVLEAVATGTGPKRFLLTLGHAGWGAGQLEEEISRNGWLTVAADPRIVFDTPAEERFEAALGLLGVSSSMLSGEAGHA
- the rfbB gene encoding dTDP-glucose 4,6-dehydratase; the encoded protein is MILITGGAGFIGANFVLDWLNQSDEAVLNVDKLTYAGNLRTLQSVEKNPGHVFARVDICDRAALDALFTEYKPRAVLHFAAESHVDRSIHGPADFVQTNVVGTFTLLEAARIYWSGLGDADKAAFRFLHVSTDEVFGSLSATDPQFTETTPYAPNSPYSATKAGSDHLVRAYHHTYGLPTLTTNCSNNYGPYQFPEKLIPLMIANALAGKPLPVYGDGMNVRDWLYVGDHCSAIREVLARGVPGETYNIGGWNEKTNLEVVHTLCDLLDRARPKAAGSYREQIAYVKDRPGHDRRYAIDARKLERELQWRPAETFETGLARTVRWYLDNQQWVDEVASGEYRKWVETNYAERN
- the rfbA gene encoding glucose-1-phosphate thymidylyltransferase RfbA; this translates as MARKGIILAGGSGTRLYPVTHVVSKQLLPVYDKPMIYYPLSTLMVAGIRDVLIISTPQDTPRFEAMLGDGGQWGMNIQYAVQPSPDGLAQAFLIGRDFVGNDPSALILGDNIFYGHDLAKQLDRADARDTGATVFAYHVHDPERYGVVEFDQSFRALSIEEKPTKPRSNYAVTGLYFYDNRVCDIAAEITPSPRGELEITDVNSLYLADGSLNVEIMGRGYAWLDTGTHDSLIEAASFIATLQKRQGLVVACPEEIAYRRRWIDAEQVLKLAQPLAKNAYGQYLKNILTDQVAWLSK
- the rfbC gene encoding dTDP-4-dehydrorhamnose 3,5-epimerase, translated to MAIQVTATALPEVKLIEPKVFGDARGFFYESFNAREFAERVEAGVEFVQDNHSRSAKGVLRGLHYQIERAQGKLVRVVEGEVFDVAVDIRRSSPNFGKWAGVVLTGENHRQLWVPPGFAHGFVVLSDTAQFLYKTTDYWYPEHERCLLWNDPALGIDWPFDGEPQLAAKDAAGKRLADADVYA
- a CDS encoding rubredoxin, which produces MEYKSWMCLICGWIYDEEAGLPEEGIAPGTRWEDVPINWTCPECGARKEDFEMVQI
- a CDS encoding lysophospholipid acyltransferase family protein, with the translated sequence MTALRKLRLVFHLLRGMAIVALRFSHVTPAHRAELTRRWSLKMLRICGMRLVVHNDGARLDAGALVVGNHVSWLDIYAVNAWRPTPFVSKAEVRQWPVVGWLAEKLDTVFLQREKRTEAMRVMHEMADRLRNGGVMCVFPEGTTSDGQGLLPFHANLFQAAVSAGCAVQPICLMYEDAQRRQSVAPAYTGELSLGMSLDMVLRGGPLVAHLYVCEPIAPGGDRRATSAAARDAIAAALETLQAKVGKPSPESLAELEKHAYPATEVGGGAAGDAAAEEPVPGREG
- the pyrR gene encoding bifunctional pyr operon transcriptional regulator/uracil phosphoribosyltransferase PyrR, whose protein sequence is MSTIDADALYRVLLDQIRDAYGTAFAEPGGPRLAGIHSGGAWLAERLARDLGAPGFGVVNVALHRDDYAKKGLHSQASPTSLPFEVDGARIVLVDDVLYTGRTVRAALNELFDYGRPAAVELAVLADRGGRELPVAARFAGGMLDVPADATLVLARDEAAQLTLRIEAHGA
- the ruvX gene encoding Holliday junction resolvase RuvX; amino-acid sequence: MSGASARDATLLAFDYGEKRIGVAIGNALTCSARALVVIPNLNREHRFKAVGELLAEWRPDALVVGLPMHPDGTPHEMTQQAKRFGNQLNGRFGLPVTWVDERYSSVEAEAGLRERNVRGRARAEMLDAEAARVILQQYLDQLSDHEHH
- a CDS encoding symmetrical bis(5'-nucleosyl)-tetraphosphatase produces the protein MSRPPIAIGDIQGCHSAFQSLFEKLSPPADTPLWIAGDIVNRGPDSLAALRALVELGPRATVVLGNHDLHLLAVSAGIRTERPGDTIGEILDAPDADALLDWVRHRPFAHFENGMLLVHAGVLPQWDATLALELADELQHALRAPDWRDTLQGLYGNEPNQWSPNLKKRDRMRVAFNAFTRLRFCTPDGAMEFKTNGGPESAPPGYLPWFDAPGRRTENVTMVFGHWAALGLMLRDNVIALDSGCVWGNRLSAVRLMADPALRTVTQVQCEACRTPGGE
- a CDS encoding aspartate carbamoyltransferase catalytic subunit, which codes for MTTDTTGRTGNPAAAASPERFRYGFLKGNPQLTKNGELKHLLSIEGLPRSIVNHILDTAEQFVSVTDREVKKVPLLRGKSVFNLFFENSTRTRTTFEIAATRLSADVLNLNINASSTSKGESLLDTINNLSAMHADLFVVRHASSGAPYLIAEHCAPHVHVINAGDGRHAHPTQGLLDMYTIRHYKRDFTKLRVAIVGDILHSRVARSDIHALTTLGVPEVRAIGPRTLLPGGLEQMGVKVFHNLDEGLKGVDVIIMLRLQNERMSGALLPSAQEYFKTWGLTPERLALAAPDAIVMHPGPMNRGVEIDSQVADGPQSVILNQVTFGIAVRMAVMGIVAGNSD
- a CDS encoding dihydroorotase — protein: MKIHIQGGTLIDPVAGTERQADVFVADGKIAALGAVPAGFNADRTIDASGLIVAPGLVDLCARLREPGYEHKATLASEMAAAVAGGVTTLVCPPDTDPVLDEPGLVEMLKFRARNLRQANVHPLGALTVGLKGEVITEMVALTESGCVGFTHANVPVRDTQVLLRALQYASTYGYTTWLRPLDAFIGRGGVAASGALASRLGLSGVPVAAETIALHTIFELMRVTGARVHLARLSSAAGLALVRAAKAEGLPVTCDVGVNHLHLIDVDIGYFDSQFRLDPPLRGERDREAIRAALADGTIDAICSDHTPVDDDEKLLPFAEATPGATGLELLLSLTVKWADETNTPLAQALRRITAAPADVLQLPAGRLAEGGAADLCVFDPRAHWRVEPRALKSQGHNSPFLGYELPACVRATLVAGQVAFERH